From the Nostoc sp. PCC 7107 genome, the window TAAATCAATCTGGTTTTAGTGCAGATGCGATTTTTCTAGATCCCTTTTCACCACCTCAGTGTCCTCACTTATGGACTGTGGAATTTCTTCAACAAGTCTCCGTTTGTTTACGTAAACAAGGCTGGCTGGCAACTTATTCTTGTGCCGCATCTGTACGTACAGCACTGATATTGGCTGGGTTAAAGATAGGTTCTACCCCACCAGTTGGAAGGCGATCGCCTGGTACAGTTGCAACCTATTCTCAAAATGTCGAGTGTTTTAGCAACTTATCACTGCCTCCCCTCTCTTTAGAAGAACAAGAACATTTGTTAACTTGTGCTGCAATTCCTTACCGTGATCCACAATTGAATGATCCGCCTGATGTGATCATGATGCGGCGAAAACAAGAACAACAAACTTGTTCATTAGAACCTACTTCTCGTTGGCGAAAACGTTGGTTACTGAAAAACAAAACAGCTGACTCTATTGAAGTTGGTTCTGACTTGATTTGACAATTATGTTGGTAAAATACAGCAAAAACACCGCTAGATTTTCTCCAGTAATGGAAGCAATGAATTTCCAGTTGCTGCAACACATAGACTAGATTTTCAACCAGGAATAATATTGTGTTCAGTGAAAGACTGCTCATGAAGAACGCAAAAGGAATTTTGCTGTAAATATAGATTTAATTTTTAATCTTTTTTAAAGATATGGCTTATGTGATTTAGAGTCGGCAAAAGTGTAAATACGTCAACATTGTTAAACATCTTGACTAAATCAAAGCCTGAAACCCTTGTGATAGCTTGGGTATTTTTAATTCACATCAGACATTAATAGGATTGAAGTACTGACCGCAGCAATGCAATATGCGTATAGATTTTTTGGTATTGAGATTTGCTTTTTTTCATTAGTCAGCGATCGCAGATGAGCCATGACTCTTAGCTAATAGTCTAAAATGACAGATTTTCGTTATGCACAAAAAAGTCATTTTGTACAGTGCATAAGTCCTAATATACAGTGCTTAAGTCCTAATATATTGAGAATTCAAATCATACCCATTGGGCAAAGTAACAACTAAAAATATATATATAGATGTTTCAATTCAAGGTAGATTTGCATAAAAACTTAAATCATTTAAACAGTAAGTGGTAAGTTAATGAATATTAAAATCAACACTGGGCTATCCGAGATGATATTAAAACTATTCTTTTTTGTGTATAAAGTAAGTAAATCATCATCAAATAAAATGTTCATTGAATATGATGAGGATAAAAAGGGTTTAGCAGCAAATATATGTTTTTTTGAAACTAATATAAAAACTCAGAATGAAAATATAATTTTTCAGCCAAATTACAGGAGCAAAACACTCTTGCTATACTGGAAGATTAAAAATCTCCGTAAAAAACCTGATTTAACATTTGGGTGAATTTATGATACTAGAATGGATATTTAGGATATTTGCGGCAAATTTCTCTTAGTAAGATTTTATTTTTATAAAGAAAAATATCCTCGGCATGATAAAAACAAGCAGGCTAAGAATTAAGACAGCAAGCTTGTAAAAATGCAAAGTGGAGTGTGGTTACAGAACTGAACTTGATTTTTGCAGACAGAAACTGTTAATTTAAAAAGAATGGGGTGCCTTTGTGATTTACTGGAGTGCTAATTCCACAAACTCTAATCAACAAAGTCTGAGTGGGTCAAATCCCAAAAAGAAAGTGCATAGTGGAAATGCAAACAATGAGCTAGAATGGCGGGACTTAGAGGACTATCCACTAAACTTATCCCAGCAAGAAGTAATGATTGAAGAGGGCAAAGCCGGGTCTTCTTGGGGCAAATCGGAGATTAATTCTGGCTACAATTCATTATTATCTAGAACTCTACAAGTCAAAGGCTCCAAAGTGAATTGCTTCTTTGATACTGAAGCCCCAAAAATTTTAGTAGTTGACGACCATGCTGCTAGTCGGATGACAGCTGCGGCATTGTTGGCAATGGAAGGTTATGAAGTGATTGAAGCAGACAGTGGTGCGGCTGCTGTGGTGTTGGTGACACAAAAACACCCAGATTTAATTTTGCTGGATGTGATGATGCCTGGGATGGATGGGTTTGAGGTATGTCAATTACTCAAGCAGGATGAACATACGAGGTTAATTCCAGTCATTTTTATTACAGCATTAAATGATCGGCGATCGCGCATTCGCGGAATAGAAGTTGGAGCCGATGATTTCTTGACCAAACCCTTTGATCGTGTGGAACTAGCAGCGCGTGTGAAATCCTTAGTCAGGCAAAAGCGTTTAAACGAAGACTTAGACCACGCAGAACAAGTGCTATTTTCCATTGCCAGAGCAATTGAAAGTCGAGATCCAAATACGGGAGATCACTGTGAACGGTTAGTCACACTAGGACAAACTTTTGGAGAATACTTGAATCTTTCTCGCTCTCAACTGCGAGATTTAATGTGGGGTGGTTATCTTCACGACATTGGTAAAGTTGGCATTCCAGATGCAGTGCTACTCAAAAATGAGCAACTTACCTTGGAAGATTGGGAGATGATGCAGCAGCATGTTTTAATTGGAGAAAAAATTTGCCAGCCTTTACGTAGTATGCGGGGCGTAATTCCCATTATTCGCCATCACCACGAGCGCTGGAATGGTTCAGGCTATCCTGATGGACTAAAAGGTAATGAAATTCCTTTCCTAGCGCAAGTTTTCCAATTAATTGATATTTATGATGCGCTGACTAGCGAGCGACCTTATAAAAGAGCTTTTAGCCCAGCAGAAGCTTTATCTGTGATGTGGGAAGAAACTCAAGCAGGGTGGCGTAATCCTGAACTAATGCAGCGGTTTACTGATTTTATTCATACTTACAAATTGAAGTAATGTTTTACCTTTGGGTGTAGTCACTCATTGGGTGGCTCTACCAATCCACAAGACCGCACAGTCTCACCTCCTGTCTTCTGCCTCCTGCTATACTACCCTTTGGGAACTCCACGGGCGAAGATACTTCAGACTTTTGATTATGGTAGTTGTAGCAATTCTAGCGGCGGGACGCGGCACCAGGATGAAATCAAGCTTACCCAAAGTTTTACATTCTTTGGGTGGGCGATCGCTAGTAGAAAAAGTTTTAGACAGTGTAGAACCGCTTTCACCATCACGACGAATGGTGATTGTCGGGTATCAAGCCCAAGAAGTAAAAGCCGCCATACAATCAAGCTTCAACTTAGAGTTTGTAGAACAGACAGTGCAACTGGGAACAGGTCACGCCATCCAGCAATTACTACCTTATCTTGAGGGCTACACTGGAGATTTATTAGTGCTGAATGGTGATGTCCCACTGTTACGCACCGAAACCTTGAAACAGTTATTGCTGAATCACCAACAAAATCAAAACGCTGCAACCATTCTGACTGCTCAGTTAACTGACCCCAAAGGCTACGGGCGAGTTTTCTGCGATGAGGAAAACATAGTCCAACAAATGGTTGAAGATAAAGATTGTACCCCGGATCAAAGAGAGAATCGCCGGATTAACGCCGGGATTTATTGCTTTCGTTGGCCGGACTTAGCCAAAGTCTTGCCACATTTAGAAGCCAACAATGCCCAAAAAGAATATTACCTCACCGATGCTGTTACCCAAGTGGGAAAAGTTATGGCTGTGGATGTAGCAGATTATCAAGAAATTTTGGGCATTAACGATCGCCTACAATTAGCCACAGCCTACGAGATTTTGCAAAGGCGCATCAAAGAAAAATGGCTGCTTGCAGGTGTCACCCTCATCGATCCCCACAGCATTACAATTGACGAGACTGTAGAGTTACAACCAGATGTGATTATTGAACCACAAACTCACCTGCGGGGAAATACCACTATTAAAACTGGTAGCCGCATCGGGCCGGGAAGTTTAATTGAAAATAGCCAATTGGGCGAAAACGTTACAGTGCAATATTCTGTAGTCACAGATAGTATTGTGCAAGCCGGAACTCGGATTGGCCCTTACGCTCATTTACGTGGTCATACTGAAGTGGGTGTAAGTTGCCGTGTTGGTAATTTTGTAGAGTTAAAAAATACTCAGTTAGGCGATAAAACCAACGTAGCCCATCTATCTTATTTGGGTGATGCTACAGCGGGGACTCAAGTAAACATTGGAGCAGGCACAATTACCGCCAATTATGATGGTGTTAAAAAACACCGTACTAAAATTGGCGATCGCACCAAAACCGGTTCTAATAGCGTGTTAGTAGCACCAGTTAATTTAGGTGATGATGTCTATGTAGCAGCAGGTTCCACAATCACCGAAGATGTCCCCAACGATAGTTTAGTCATTGCCCGTAGCCGTCAGGTAGTCAAGCAAGGATGGCGGAGGAAAGTATGAAGGCTGAAATTTATTTTCATACTTCATACTTTACACTTCACACTTCAATACAGCCGACTTGCGTACCAACAGCCATTTCTAAAGTGTCGCCAACTTTTTCACCATCGTGATAGGCGGCGAGTAAAACTTGGCTAGTTTTACCCCAAGCGATCGCCCCACTGGCATCTAGGGCGATCGCGCCTAAATCTCTTTGATGTTCGTGGGCTTCTGTAAACGAGCGTTGCATGGCATCTTTGAGAGTCATTCCATCAGTCACCCGCACGACAATCCTTGGTGCTAAACACTCATCGATAATATCTTCGCCAATTCCAGTACAGCTAACAGCCGCATAACTAGTAGCGTAATTACCAGCTGGCATTGCCGAATCACTTACCCGACCAATCCTCTCAAAGCCTTTACCGCCTGTGGATGTACCTGCGGCGATGCCACCATGAGCATCTAAAGCCACTACGCCAATTGTGCCACGTCCGGCATTGCTGGTAGTTTCTAATAACTCTGGTTCTGCTACTACCCCAGCCATTGTGCTTTTAAAATTATCTTGACGTTCCTGAATCCATTCTTGTAATCGCAAATCAGTTAAAGCGTTGTAGCTGGGTACTTGTAACTCTCGCGCTAATTCAGCGCAACCATAATCTGACAATACGCGGTCAGGGGAATTTTGTAAGAAATATGCTAATTCAATCGGATTTTTTACCCGCGAGACATTAATCACACCGCTAAAACGCCCTGAGATGCCATCCATTAAGGCAGCACTCATGCGAATTTGACCATCAGATTGTAGTACTGAACCAGTACCAGCATTAAATCTGGGGTCATCTTCCAACAGTTGGCAACCCCGCAGCACTGCTGCGGAAGCGTTTGCCCCTGACAATAACAAAGCATAAACTTCTTCGATAACTGCATGGAGCGATCGGCGTACTGCCTCTAATCCTCCTTTGCCGTGGAGAGAACTACCAGCCCCTCCATGAATAATTAATTTGGGTTGCACCTTTATCTGCATCTATAAATTGTTTGCGCTATTTGCGTCTGAATTCAAGTTGATTTTACACTTCATAGTTCATAATTCATAATTTCATCCCTTACTCTGTTTTCGCGTCAGAACGGCGACGGCGGCAACGTTCTGAGCAGTATTTCACCTCATCCCAGCAATCTTGCCACTTCTTGCGCCAAGCAAAGGGACGTTGACATACTGAGCAGATTTTTGTGGGCAGGTCAGATTTAGAACGATAGCGTCCCATATAAACACTGTGAAGATATAAGGTTCAGTTATGAGAGAAACGGAAAATAATTATAGCCAGTTTGCTAGGAAGGCGGGAGACTTTAGCTCATAAATAGCAATTAGATTGATTTTTAAAGTGATGTCTCCACAAATAGCCAGATAATATAGTTATTTTTGATACAAAAAATCAATTGAGTCGTTGTTTGTTATCTGGTGAAAGACTGATCACTGCCGAATGGGAATTGTAATGACAAACTCTGTTCCCTTTCCTGGTTGGGAGTAACACTCCAACTTGCCACCATGTTTTTCAGTAATGATTTGATAACTGATGGACATTCCCATACCTGTTCCCTTACCAACAGGCTTGGTGGTAAAGAAGGGATTGAAAATTTGTGTTTGAATTTGTTCTGACATTCCCATCCCATTGTCGGCGATCGCAATTTTTACCCAACCAGCATCAATTACCGAAGTCCGAATCGTAATTGTTGGTGGTTCATCTTTCCCCATTCCCATTTCTAAAGCATCAATGGCATTGGTGAGAATATTCATCAATACCTGATTGAGTTGTCCGGCGTAGCATTCTACCAAAGGTAAAGAGGCATAGTCTCTAATGACTTGAATTTCGGGAAATTCGGGTTTTTCTTTAAGTCGATGTTGCAAAATCATTAAAGTACTATCTATACCTTCATGAATATCTACTTCTTTAAATTCGGCTTCATCCATACGTGAGAAGGTACGTAGTGATAACACAATTTGACGGATGCGTTGAGTCCCAATTTTCATAGAATGCAAGATTTTAGGTAAATCTTGCTGAATGTAATCTAAGTCAATTTCCTCCGACAAATTTTGAAATTCCGGCAGATTCATAGGTTGACATAAGTTAATGACTTCCAATAAATCTTGGGTATGTTCTTCTAAATAGGTAAGATTACCATGAATAAAATTAACAGGGTTGTTGATTTCATGAGCAACTCCCGCAACTAGTTGACCAAGACTGGACATTTTTTCGGCTTGAATCATTTGTGCTTGGGTGCGTTGCAGTTCTTGTAGAGTTTGGGCTAAATCTTCAGCTTGTTGTCGAAGTTGGACTTCGATTTGTTGGCGATCGCGGATATCACGAGCAATCATTGATAAAAATTCTATTTCTCCCTGTTCATTTTTATGGGCAATCATCACCTGAGAAATGGGAAGTTCTTCTCCATTGCGGCTGCGTAGCGTAGATTCTCCAGACCAGATACCCTTCTCAAGTAAAGTAGGTAGGTTCTCTGTTTGGAATTTTTCTAACATTGAGGGTTCTACAAGCTCGCTAATATGAAACTTATCGGTTTCTGAGGGGGGAATGCCTAAAATCTTCTGACCTGCTTGGTTAAGATAGCGATTATTTCCATTCACATCAGCTATACCAATGATGTCTGTGGTTGCTTCTAAAATTGCTAGTAGTCGGCGTTGTTCTTGTTCTGCTTGTTTACGATCGCTAATATCACGCAATACCGAAAGTGCATGAGGTTCGCCATTGTAGTTTAAGACTTTGCCAGTGACTTCGATATCAAAGTAAGTACCATCTTTGCGAATATCCACACCTTGAGTGTGAAATTCACTGCCTGCCTTAATGGAATTGATAAGTTCCCCAAATAGCTGAAAACAATCAGGATGAATATAGTCTTGAGGACTTAATTGGAAGAGTTCTGCTTGAGAGTAGCCGTGCATTTGACAAAAAGCCGGATTGGCAGCAACAAGCTTACCAGTATTTAGATCAACAACACTGATGCCATCATTGACAGTCTCGAAAATACTGCGATACTGGATTTCTTGTTGACGTAATGCTGCTTCAGTTGCTTTGCGATCGCTAATATCGCTGAGAACACCATGAAAACCAGTGATTTCTCCTTCTGAATTTAACATCAGAGATGTTATCGACCTCATCCAGCGCCAGCTACCATCTTTGCATTGATGACGAAATTCTAGTGGGGTTCGTTGGCCCTTTGTGGCTACCATTTCTTCAATGTTTTTTCGCGCCAAAAGTAAATCATCAGGATGTAGTAGTGGTGCAAAAGGTTTACCTAGTAGTTCCGAGGGTTCCCATCCTAAAATATTTTTGTACTGGGGTGAGGCATAAGTAAAAGTACCTCCCAAAGAAATAGAAAATATGAGATCGCTGATATTTTCTACCAAGTTGCGATACTTCGTTTCATTTTCCAATAAAGCCGCTTCAGTTGCTTTGCGATCGCTAATATCTCTTGCTACCCAAACCACACTGTTCTCACTCATCGTGGAAACACTACCTTCAAACCAAACTTCTTGATTGTTAATAGGCAAGCTATATTCGATTTTGGCAGTTTTCTGAGTTTTAAGTACCTGTTGAATACATGCCACAAAATAGTCTGCAAGGTCAGTAGGTAAAACTTCATGGGCGGTTTTACCTAATATTTCTGTAGGCGGTTTGTATAGTGAAGGCGCACAACTAGGCGCAATTTTCAGATATTTTCCCTCGGCATCAACAACGATAATTACATCTTGGATAGCGTTAAACAATGAGAGTAATTCTGCTTCAGAAGTTTTGAGAGCGAGTTCTGTTTGAGAATAACTTTGTAAGAGTTGTTGAGCTTCTCGCAATTCCTGTTCTAGTTGGGCAATTCTGGCACTGGAATCACTTGTAGATTTTGCCAACTGTTGCTGCAACTGGGCGTTTTGTTGGCGCAGCAAAGCGATTTCTTTTTCAAGCACTGCATTATTCATAAATTTTTATCTGATTTATTATCGCAGGGGAATTAAGATAACAAATTCTGTACCTTCTCCTGGAGAGGATTTGCATTGGATGGAACCGCCGTGTTTTTCGACAATAATTTGACGGGCGATTGCTAATCCTAAACCTGTTCCCTTGCCCACGGATTTTGTCGTAAATAAATTGTCAAATATTTTTGGCTGGACTTCTTGATTCATCCCAATACCATTATCAGCAATTTTAATTTCGACGTGTTGATTTTGCCAAGATGTTTGAACAATGATGTGATGTTTAATTGTTGAATTTTTAGGAATTTTGATTTCTTCTAAAGCATCAATAGCATTAGCTAGAATATTCATAAATACCTGATTTAATTGCCCAGGGAAACATTCAATTGAGGGAATATTGCCATAGTCAGTGATAACTTCTATGGCAGGACGTTTTTCATTAGCTTTGAGGCGATGTCTCAAAATCAAAATTGTGCTATCGATACCTTCATGAATGTTAAAACTTACTTTATAATCTTGATCAGCGCGGGAAAAGGTACGGAGACTAGTGCTAATATTTTTTAGGCGATTACAAGCTAAAATCATCGTATCAATCACCTTGGGCAAGTCCTCTAAACTGTAATCCAAATCAATTTCTGCGGCATGATCTTGAATTTCTTCACTAGGATTAGGCAAGCTTGATTGATAAAGCTTCAAATGTTCAAAAATATCGGCAATTGTTGGTTGAGCTTGTTTG encodes:
- a CDS encoding tRNA (5-methylaminomethyl-2-thiouridine)(34)-methyltransferase MnmD, whose protein sequence is MPEFDHFRPQATADGSFTFFSQEFNELFHSHFGAKQESYFKFVEPTQLAQVALKPVIRLLDICYGLGYNTAAALQTIWAVNPNCYVELIGLELNPVVPQAAIANHLFEQWNYEYTPILSRLAFEQQAKTERLQAKLLIGDARVSIQEVNQSGFSADAIFLDPFSPPQCPHLWTVEFLQQVSVCLRKQGWLATYSCAASVRTALILAGLKIGSTPPVGRRSPGTVATYSQNVECFSNLSLPPLSLEEQEHLLTCAAIPYRDPQLNDPPDVIMMRRKQEQQTCSLEPTSRWRKRWLLKNKTADSIEVGSDLI
- a CDS encoding two-component system response regulator, whose amino-acid sequence is MIYWSANSTNSNQQSLSGSNPKKKVHSGNANNELEWRDLEDYPLNLSQQEVMIEEGKAGSSWGKSEINSGYNSLLSRTLQVKGSKVNCFFDTEAPKILVVDDHAASRMTAAALLAMEGYEVIEADSGAAAVVLVTQKHPDLILLDVMMPGMDGFEVCQLLKQDEHTRLIPVIFITALNDRRSRIRGIEVGADDFLTKPFDRVELAARVKSLVRQKRLNEDLDHAEQVLFSIARAIESRDPNTGDHCERLVTLGQTFGEYLNLSRSQLRDLMWGGYLHDIGKVGIPDAVLLKNEQLTLEDWEMMQQHVLIGEKICQPLRSMRGVIPIIRHHHERWNGSGYPDGLKGNEIPFLAQVFQLIDIYDALTSERPYKRAFSPAEALSVMWEETQAGWRNPELMQRFTDFIHTYKLK
- the glmU gene encoding bifunctional UDP-N-acetylglucosamine diphosphorylase/glucosamine-1-phosphate N-acetyltransferase GlmU — translated: MVVVAILAAGRGTRMKSSLPKVLHSLGGRSLVEKVLDSVEPLSPSRRMVIVGYQAQEVKAAIQSSFNLEFVEQTVQLGTGHAIQQLLPYLEGYTGDLLVLNGDVPLLRTETLKQLLLNHQQNQNAATILTAQLTDPKGYGRVFCDEENIVQQMVEDKDCTPDQRENRRINAGIYCFRWPDLAKVLPHLEANNAQKEYYLTDAVTQVGKVMAVDVADYQEILGINDRLQLATAYEILQRRIKEKWLLAGVTLIDPHSITIDETVELQPDVIIEPQTHLRGNTTIKTGSRIGPGSLIENSQLGENVTVQYSVVTDSIVQAGTRIGPYAHLRGHTEVGVSCRVGNFVELKNTQLGDKTNVAHLSYLGDATAGTQVNIGAGTITANYDGVKKHRTKIGDRTKTGSNSVLVAPVNLGDDVYVAAGSTITEDVPNDSLVIARSRQVVKQGWRRKV
- a CDS encoding isoaspartyl peptidase/L-asparaginase, with the translated sequence MQIKVQPKLIIHGGAGSSLHGKGGLEAVRRSLHAVIEEVYALLLSGANASAAVLRGCQLLEDDPRFNAGTGSVLQSDGQIRMSAALMDGISGRFSGVINVSRVKNPIELAYFLQNSPDRVLSDYGCAELARELQVPSYNALTDLRLQEWIQERQDNFKSTMAGVVAEPELLETTSNAGRGTIGVVALDAHGGIAAGTSTGGKGFERIGRVSDSAMPAGNYATSYAAVSCTGIGEDIIDECLAPRIVVRVTDGMTLKDAMQRSFTEAHEHQRDLGAIALDASGAIAWGKTSQVLLAAYHDGEKVGDTLEMAVGTQVGCIEV
- a CDS encoding DUF2256 domain-containing protein; this encodes MGRYRSKSDLPTKICSVCQRPFAWRKKWQDCWDEVKYCSERCRRRRSDAKTE
- a CDS encoding PAS domain S-box protein, which codes for MNNAVLEKEIALLRQQNAQLQQQLAKSTSDSSARIAQLEQELREAQQLLQSYSQTELALKTSEAELLSLFNAIQDVIIVVDAEGKYLKIAPSCAPSLYKPPTEILGKTAHEVLPTDLADYFVACIQQVLKTQKTAKIEYSLPINNQEVWFEGSVSTMSENSVVWVARDISDRKATEAALLENETKYRNLVENISDLIFSISLGGTFTYASPQYKNILGWEPSELLGKPFAPLLHPDDLLLARKNIEEMVATKGQRTPLEFRHQCKDGSWRWMRSITSLMLNSEGEITGFHGVLSDISDRKATEAALRQQEIQYRSIFETVNDGISVVDLNTGKLVAANPAFCQMHGYSQAELFQLSPQDYIHPDCFQLFGELINSIKAGSEFHTQGVDIRKDGTYFDIEVTGKVLNYNGEPHALSVLRDISDRKQAEQEQRRLLAILEATTDIIGIADVNGNNRYLNQAGQKILGIPPSETDKFHISELVEPSMLEKFQTENLPTLLEKGIWSGESTLRSRNGEELPISQVMIAHKNEQGEIEFLSMIARDIRDRQQIEVQLRQQAEDLAQTLQELQRTQAQMIQAEKMSSLGQLVAGVAHEINNPVNFIHGNLTYLEEHTQDLLEVINLCQPMNLPEFQNLSEEIDLDYIQQDLPKILHSMKIGTQRIRQIVLSLRTFSRMDEAEFKEVDIHEGIDSTLMILQHRLKEKPEFPEIQVIRDYASLPLVECYAGQLNQVLMNILTNAIDALEMGMGKDEPPTITIRTSVIDAGWVKIAIADNGMGMSEQIQTQIFNPFFTTKPVGKGTGMGMSISYQIITEKHGGKLECYSQPGKGTEFVITIPIRQ